In Brevibacillus brevis, a genomic segment contains:
- a CDS encoding GDSL-type esterase/lipase family protein — MNQIRPDVIRPGFFSIDAAADRRRNEFDFHNEALLYHSRKVDIVFFGDSITHWWDVATFFQDSGLAIVNRGIGGDTSGHARLRFPADVLQLRPRCVVILIGINNTWALDAFSPADRLSPEEIFREVTSDVEAMVRMAAEQGIRPVVCSLLPTRMDRYARNRERNELVVRINDALRGLAGESGAVYVDYHSRLTDPDGLTLREGLADDGLHPHVLGYEIMADVLREALVAYGISL, encoded by the coding sequence GTGAACCAGATACGTCCTGATGTGATCCGACCCGGCTTTTTCAGCATCGATGCCGCTGCCGACAGGAGGCGCAACGAGTTTGACTTCCATAACGAGGCGCTGCTCTATCACAGTCGAAAGGTCGATATCGTCTTTTTCGGGGATTCCATTACCCACTGGTGGGATGTCGCGACATTCTTTCAAGACTCCGGGCTCGCCATCGTCAACCGTGGAATCGGCGGAGATACCTCCGGGCACGCCCGCCTTCGTTTTCCTGCCGATGTGCTGCAGCTGCGCCCGCGCTGCGTGGTCATCTTGATCGGCATCAACAACACCTGGGCCCTGGACGCATTTTCTCCGGCAGACCGGCTGTCCCCAGAAGAGATTTTCAGGGAAGTGACCAGCGATGTGGAAGCGATGGTGCGGATGGCGGCCGAACAAGGCATCCGGCCGGTCGTCTGCTCCCTGCTTCCTACCCGAATGGACCGGTATGCACGCAATCGGGAACGAAACGAGCTGGTTGTGAGAATCAATGACGCTCTCCGGGGACTGGCCGGCGAATCGGGAGCCGTCTACGTCGATTACCACTCCCGGCTGACCGACCCGGACGGACTGACCCTGCGCGAAGGCCTTGCGGATGACGGGCTTCATCCGCACGTGCTTGGATATGAAATCATGGCAGACGTTTTGCGCGAAGCACTCGTTGCGTACGGCATTTCGCTCTAG
- a CDS encoding PLP-dependent aminotransferase family protein — translation MDQSKETAVKTLPKYRQIIEFIKEKIANGEWPIGSRIPSQRTLAAQFHVNRSTVIAALEELTADGLIEGRMGMGNVVVNNTWTLLATNPPPDWNEYVRAGTHKPSQAAVQEINRDESDASFIQLGKGELAADIFPLEKMKEVLQRVTQRLETFGYEEPRGFLPLRQALSDYVKTFGIEASPSSILVVSGGLQALQLISAGLLHRGSTVLLERPSYLYSLHLFQSAGMRLAGLPMDEQGLLPRAIAAAHGRQKQGDMLYTIPCFHNPTGVLMSERRRQELLQVCEEARLPIMEDDIYRELWLEEPPPLPLKARDKHGHVLYLGSLSKTLTPGLRIGWVIGPEPVIDRLSDIKMQTDYGSSSLSQRVAAEWLSSGLYSQHVQNVRGELKVRRAVALNALERYMNGLAAWDIPQGGFFIWLKIKAKVPMLELFKKAARQGILLNPGNIYAQETDGHVRLSYAYASLPELERGIRLLSRIVEEMSR, via the coding sequence ATGGATCAAAGCAAGGAGACAGCAGTCAAAACGCTTCCGAAATACAGGCAAATCATCGAATTCATCAAGGAAAAGATCGCTAACGGGGAATGGCCGATCGGCAGCAGGATTCCCAGCCAGCGCACACTGGCGGCGCAGTTCCACGTCAATCGCAGCACGGTCATCGCGGCATTGGAGGAGCTGACGGCGGACGGGCTGATCGAAGGTCGGATGGGGATGGGAAATGTGGTCGTCAACAATACGTGGACGCTGCTTGCCACCAACCCTCCACCAGACTGGAACGAATACGTGCGGGCGGGTACGCACAAGCCGAGTCAGGCAGCCGTCCAGGAAATCAACCGGGACGAGTCCGATGCGAGCTTCATTCAGCTGGGCAAGGGAGAGCTGGCTGCGGACATTTTTCCGCTGGAGAAAATGAAAGAGGTGCTTCAGCGGGTGACGCAGCGCCTCGAGACGTTCGGGTACGAGGAGCCGAGAGGGTTTTTGCCGTTGCGCCAGGCGCTCAGCGATTATGTGAAGACATTTGGCATCGAGGCATCCCCTTCTTCCATCCTGGTCGTGTCGGGTGGATTGCAGGCGCTGCAGCTCATCTCGGCCGGGCTATTGCATCGTGGCTCGACCGTTCTTTTGGAAAGGCCGTCCTACTTGTACTCGCTGCATCTTTTTCAGTCGGCGGGAATGAGGCTGGCGGGATTGCCGATGGACGAGCAAGGTCTGCTTCCGCGGGCGATCGCGGCGGCGCATGGCAGACAAAAGCAGGGCGACATGCTGTACACCATCCCTTGCTTTCACAACCCGACGGGAGTCTTGATGTCCGAAAGAAGACGGCAGGAGCTCCTCCAGGTCTGCGAGGAGGCGCGGCTGCCGATCATGGAAGACGATATATACCGCGAGCTCTGGCTGGAGGAGCCGCCGCCGCTGCCGCTCAAAGCGCGGGACAAGCACGGGCACGTCTTGTATTTGGGCAGCTTGTCCAAAACGTTGACGCCTGGGCTTCGAATCGGGTGGGTGATCGGACCCGAGCCCGTCATCGACCGCCTGTCCGACATCAAAATGCAAACCGACTACGGTTCCAGCTCGCTTTCCCAGCGGGTGGCGGCGGAATGGCTCTCCAGCGGCCTGTACAGCCAGCATGTGCAAAATGTCAGGGGGGAGCTGAAGGTGCGAAGGGCCGTAGCGCTGAATGCGCTCGAGAGGTACATGAATGGTCTCGCTGCGTGGGACATTCCGCAGGGGGGATTCTTTATCTGGCTGAAAATCAAGGCCAAAGTCCCCATGCTGGAGCTGTTCAAAAAGGCGGCCCGACAAGGCATTCTGTTGAATCCGGGGAACATTTACGCGCAGGAGACGGACGGTCACGTAAGGCTCTCCTACGCGTATGCATCGCTGCCTGAGCTCGAGCGGGGGATACGGCTGCTGAGCCGGATTGTGGAGGAGATGAGCAGGTAG
- a CDS encoding EamA family transporter, which translates to MKKQSQLGVVFAQGSCLLLWASAFPGIRHGLTAFTPDQLSLLRFLVGSALLLLIALIFRIRLPEPKDIPALLLFGASGFTVYHAALNYGEVTVSSGVASLFVSTTPIFAALLALLVYRERLGLRGWAGSLLGFVGVLISSMGTGQPFQWNNGIVLILVASFSESLYFAFQKPYVEKYGFLAFTAYSVWGGTLFMLYALPGLGEAILQAPASVSLTVLYLGIFPTVLAYLALAYVTARVGASEATSSLYLTPALAFGIAWIWLGEVPSLLSIAGGVVTLGGVLAATTGGAPAGDAEAGTRKGKIGHGSN; encoded by the coding sequence ATGAAAAAACAGTCACAGCTCGGCGTCGTCTTTGCCCAAGGCAGCTGCCTCCTTCTATGGGCTTCGGCATTTCCCGGCATCCGCCACGGACTTACTGCCTTCACGCCCGATCAGCTCTCGCTCCTGCGCTTTCTCGTCGGCTCTGCGCTGCTCCTCCTCATTGCCCTGATTTTTCGCATCCGGCTGCCCGAGCCAAAGGACATCCCCGCCCTCCTCCTGTTTGGCGCTTCCGGTTTTACCGTGTATCACGCAGCCCTCAATTACGGAGAGGTGACCGTCAGCTCCGGGGTTGCCAGCCTGTTCGTGTCCACTACCCCGATCTTCGCCGCGCTGCTCGCCTTGCTGGTTTATCGGGAAAGGCTTGGCCTTCGGGGATGGGCCGGTTCGCTTCTCGGATTCGTCGGGGTGCTGATCAGCTCCATGGGCACCGGGCAGCCTTTCCAATGGAATAACGGGATTGTTCTGATTCTCGTGGCCTCTTTTTCCGAGAGCCTGTACTTTGCTTTTCAAAAGCCTTATGTCGAAAAGTACGGATTCCTCGCGTTCACCGCCTACTCCGTCTGGGGCGGCACCCTGTTCATGCTCTACGCCTTGCCTGGCCTCGGGGAAGCGATCCTCCAGGCGCCTGCAAGCGTCTCCCTCACCGTGCTCTACCTGGGCATTTTCCCGACGGTGCTCGCCTATCTCGCTCTGGCGTACGTAACGGCTCGGGTAGGCGCCTCCGAGGCGACCAGCTCGCTGTACTTGACGCCCGCGCTGGCGTTCGGGATCGCCTGGATTTGGCTCGGTGAAGTCCCTTCGCTTCTGTCGATCGCAGGGGGAGTTGTGACGCTGGGAGGAGTCTTGGCTGCTACGACCGGGGGCGCACCTGCCGGCGATGCAGAAGCAGGCACAAGAAAAGGGAAGATCGGCCACGGATCGAACTGA
- a CDS encoding peptide MFS transporter, which yields MAASQPAQHGKDRHPPGLYLLFFTEMWERFSYYGMRALLTLYLTTALISGGLGFDKSVAMSIYGFFTGAVYFTPLAGGYLSDRYIGRRRAITIGGILMALGNFALFAWTNTTGLYIGLGLLIIGNGFFKPNISTLVGELYPNDEGKKDAAFTIFYMGINIGAFFAPLVTGYLADKLFMTSANGVDHFGYRYGFLASAIGMVIGQVIYNSLGNRYLGDIGRTPVTTQTEGNSQGGTVAAGPLTTKEKQRTAVIVIITCFVIFFWAGFEQAGSSLTLYADTFVDKHFFGFEVPTAWFQSLNPLFIVLLAPVLSSFWIKLSHTKRGDLSIPVKMACGMILLGLGYMVLIMAVLQTGSDATNVVVQSNIMFIVFTYLLHTLGELFLSPVGLSMVSKLAPLKLASLLMGVWLASSGVANILAGYLAAYTQSLGYFEVFGLIGLMAIVMGIILLLLSGKLVRMME from the coding sequence TTGGCGGCATCTCAACCTGCGCAGCACGGCAAAGATCGGCATCCGCCGGGGTTGTACCTGTTGTTTTTTACCGAGATGTGGGAGCGCTTCAGCTACTACGGAATGCGCGCGCTGTTGACCCTGTACTTGACGACGGCTCTGATCAGCGGCGGGCTCGGTTTTGACAAAAGCGTGGCGATGAGCATATACGGCTTCTTCACGGGAGCTGTCTACTTTACTCCTTTGGCGGGCGGCTATTTGTCGGACCGGTATATCGGGAGAAGGCGGGCGATCACCATCGGCGGGATTCTGATGGCGCTCGGCAACTTCGCGCTATTCGCATGGACGAATACGACCGGACTTTACATCGGATTGGGCCTGCTGATTATCGGAAACGGTTTTTTCAAGCCGAACATCTCCACGCTCGTCGGAGAGCTGTATCCAAACGACGAAGGCAAAAAAGATGCGGCTTTCACCATTTTTTACATGGGGATCAACATAGGCGCCTTTTTTGCTCCGCTGGTAACGGGCTACCTGGCTGACAAGCTGTTCATGACCTCCGCGAACGGCGTGGACCATTTTGGCTATCGCTACGGCTTTCTGGCCTCGGCGATCGGGATGGTCATCGGCCAAGTGATTTACAACAGTCTCGGAAACCGGTATTTGGGTGACATCGGGCGTACGCCGGTGACCACTCAAACAGAAGGCAATAGCCAGGGAGGAACCGTCGCTGCCGGCCCTTTGACCACAAAAGAAAAACAGCGGACAGCCGTCATCGTCATCATCACATGCTTCGTGATTTTCTTCTGGGCTGGCTTCGAGCAGGCGGGGAGCTCGTTGACCCTGTACGCGGACACGTTTGTAGACAAGCACTTCTTCGGGTTCGAGGTCCCGACCGCCTGGTTTCAGTCGCTCAATCCGCTGTTTATCGTCCTGCTCGCACCTGTGCTTTCCTCCTTTTGGATCAAGCTGTCGCACACCAAGCGCGGCGATCTGAGCATACCTGTCAAAATGGCTTGCGGCATGATTTTGCTCGGTCTCGGCTACATGGTGCTGATCATGGCGGTCCTGCAGACGGGGAGCGACGCGACTAACGTCGTAGTGCAGTCGAATATCATGTTCATCGTGTTCACCTATCTGCTGCATACGCTTGGCGAGCTGTTTCTGTCGCCGGTGGGTCTGTCGATGGTCAGCAAGCTGGCTCCGCTCAAGCTGGCTTCCCTGCTCATGGGCGTATGGCTCGCGAGCTCAGGCGTGGCGAACATTCTCGCTGGTTACCTCGCCGCCTATACGCAGTCCCTCGGCTACTTCGAAGTGTTCGGACTGATCGGCCTGATGGCGATCGTGATGGGGATCATTTTGCTGCTGTTGTCGGGAAAACTGGTGCGGATGATGGAATAG
- a CDS encoding DUF4097 family beta strand repeat-containing protein — protein sequence MGKGKTILGASLILIGISYFAYQTMGVSIFQREVANVDKKWVIQPNDIKNLDVQGGSTDLQVEFIPSENDESYILVEGTALGDVAQKIESAQIANHTLSLDLASDEWHFLSFDTRERTLLVTVALPEEKMLDTVALRLRSGDGSYDHIKAKRVQIEAASGNMDISGIAAQDIRIESSSGNINASEIQGTTRIASKSGSVSVDQLSGDSVVDSTSGDVDIVQKTPANADITARSGSVTFTVAENYAGRYQLHANSGEIEAPVAKGETEDVVKIQTNSGDITVNESE from the coding sequence TTGGGTAAAGGAAAAACCATTCTGGGAGCTAGCCTCATTCTGATAGGAATCTCGTACTTTGCCTATCAGACAATGGGTGTATCCATATTTCAAAGAGAAGTAGCCAATGTGGACAAAAAGTGGGTGATTCAACCGAACGACATCAAGAATTTAGATGTTCAGGGCGGCTCTACGGACCTTCAGGTAGAATTTATCCCGAGCGAGAATGATGAGTCCTATATCCTGGTGGAAGGAACAGCTCTGGGCGACGTGGCCCAAAAGATTGAATCAGCCCAGATAGCCAATCATACATTGAGTCTGGACTTGGCTTCCGATGAATGGCATTTTCTGTCCTTTGATACCCGGGAACGGACCCTTTTGGTTACGGTTGCGCTTCCTGAAGAAAAAATGCTGGATACGGTCGCACTCCGTCTTCGGTCGGGGGACGGCAGCTATGACCATATCAAAGCAAAACGCGTGCAAATCGAGGCAGCTTCAGGAAATATGGATATCAGCGGCATTGCTGCCCAGGATATTCGAATCGAAAGCAGCTCGGGGAACATCAACGCGAGCGAAATTCAAGGGACTACCCGAATTGCATCGAAGTCCGGCTCTGTCTCGGTTGACCAGCTCTCAGGGGATTCTGTAGTGGATTCGACATCAGGAGACGTCGACATCGTCCAGAAAACACCGGCAAATGCCGACATTACAGCCAGGTCTGGCAGCGTGACATTTACCGTAGCCGAAAATTATGCAGGACGTTATCAGCTGCATGCGAATTCCGGTGAGATCGAGGCTCCCGTTGCCAAGGGAGAAACGGAGGACGTCGTCAAAATCCAAACGAACTCCGGCGATATTACGGTAAACGAGTCCGAGTAG
- a CDS encoding glycoside hydrolase family 15 protein, whose translation MTITALAEESVRIIIRHQAKSGAYVASPGFAAYRYAWLRDGTFTAYAMDRAGQHESARRFYQWCGSVVLRHAEKARSAIAAVRAGERTGGNERFLHTRYTVDGDEVCGQWGSFQLDGYGAWLWGLAEHVRLVQDAQLIRELRPAVDLTLDYLQACWRLPNYDCWEEWGDRQHPATMAAIFGGVRAMAGHFPERAEELGRLADDIREFVLVRGTAEGQFVKSLGNPVPDASLLWLSVPFGLVEPDDLLMKGTVQAIERELLAGWGLHRYAADTYYGGGQWPLLSAWLGWYYARTGREEEALHILKWIASHKLPAGFPEQVQDHLLSPDSYRQWVEREGQPAVPLLWTHAMYLVLAAELGLTENPNPTGPMPNPSV comes from the coding sequence ATGACGATTACCGCCCTGGCAGAGGAAAGTGTGCGCATCATCATCCGGCATCAGGCAAAGAGCGGCGCGTACGTCGCCTCGCCTGGCTTTGCCGCTTACCGATATGCGTGGCTGCGCGACGGGACGTTTACGGCGTACGCCATGGATCGCGCAGGGCAGCACGAGAGCGCTCGCCGCTTTTATCAATGGTGCGGCAGCGTCGTGCTGCGACACGCGGAGAAAGCCCGATCCGCCATCGCGGCAGTACGAGCTGGGGAGCGCACAGGGGGCAATGAACGTTTTTTGCATACCCGGTACACGGTGGACGGAGACGAGGTATGCGGCCAGTGGGGGAGCTTTCAGCTTGACGGCTATGGCGCCTGGCTTTGGGGACTGGCAGAGCATGTGAGACTCGTTCAGGACGCTCAGCTCATCCGAGAGCTTCGCCCAGCCGTCGATTTGACGCTGGACTACCTGCAGGCCTGCTGGCGACTGCCCAACTACGACTGCTGGGAGGAATGGGGCGACCGGCAGCATCCTGCCACGATGGCGGCGATTTTCGGAGGTGTGCGGGCGATGGCTGGACACTTTCCGGAGCGGGCAGAGGAGCTCGGGCGCCTAGCGGATGACATCCGCGAGTTCGTGCTTGTTCGCGGCACAGCGGAAGGGCAATTCGTCAAATCGCTCGGAAACCCTGTCCCTGATGCCAGCTTATTGTGGCTCAGCGTCCCTTTCGGTTTGGTCGAACCCGACGACCTCCTCATGAAGGGGACGGTGCAAGCGATCGAGCGCGAGCTGCTCGCCGGCTGGGGCCTGCATCGCTATGCCGCCGATACGTATTACGGAGGCGGTCAGTGGCCGCTCTTGTCTGCATGGCTCGGCTGGTATTACGCGCGGACGGGAAGAGAGGAAGAGGCGCTGCACATCTTGAAGTGGATCGCGTCACACAAGCTCCCCGCAGGCTTTCCGGAGCAAGTGCAGGATCATCTGCTGTCCCCGGATTCGTATCGCCAGTGGGTGGAGAGGGAAGGCCAGCCCGCGGTGCCGCTGCTCTGGACTCATGCGATGTATCTCGTCCTCGCTGCAGAGCTGGGGCTGACGGAGAATCCAAACCCAACCGGTCCGATGCCAAATCCCTCAGTCTGA
- a CDS encoding inositol monophosphatase family protein, whose product MIWVAIRVHQPSLAALKELALRCARSAGELSLKRMNEPFTVEYKTSASDLVTAVDKEVEKHVIDMILERFPHHGILGEESTFTGNYRDYDTLWVIDPIDGTTNFVHQHINFSVSIAVYHKGEGLVGAVYDPSRDELFYAVKGEGAYLNDRPLRLEKVVTLEEALLCTSVFWNKRAEQMGIDQIVKKLAGKVRGMRLLGSAALEMSYVAAGRLDGYVSMSLNAWDFGAARIIVEEAGGKVTTMLGTPLPFNQKSSVMACNPAFYEELQHYLNLTDSNEAHS is encoded by the coding sequence TTGATTTGGGTGGCGATACGTGTGCATCAACCATCACTGGCGGCACTGAAAGAGCTGGCCCTACGCTGCGCCCGTTCCGCAGGCGAGCTGAGCCTCAAGCGAATGAATGAGCCGTTTACTGTCGAATACAAAACCTCTGCCTCCGACCTGGTCACGGCTGTCGATAAAGAAGTGGAGAAACATGTGATCGATATGATTCTCGAGCGTTTTCCCCACCACGGGATCCTGGGAGAGGAGAGCACCTTTACGGGAAACTACCGGGATTACGATACGCTTTGGGTCATCGACCCGATCGACGGAACGACCAATTTCGTACATCAGCATATCAATTTTTCCGTGTCCATCGCGGTGTACCACAAAGGGGAAGGTCTGGTCGGGGCGGTTTACGATCCTTCCCGCGATGAGCTTTTTTACGCGGTAAAAGGAGAGGGGGCGTACCTCAACGACCGTCCCTTGCGACTGGAAAAGGTTGTGACGCTGGAAGAAGCGCTGCTCTGCACGAGCGTGTTTTGGAACAAGCGGGCCGAACAGATGGGCATCGACCAAATCGTAAAAAAGCTGGCAGGCAAAGTCAGAGGAATGCGCCTTCTCGGAAGCGCGGCGCTGGAAATGTCGTACGTGGCGGCCGGCCGCTTGGATGGGTACGTCAGCATGTCCCTGAACGCTTGGGATTTCGGCGCAGCCAGAATCATTGTGGAAGAAGCGGGCGGCAAGGTCACGACGATGCTGGGGACGCCATTGCCGTTTAACCAGAAAAGCAGCGTGATGGCCTGCAATCCGGCTTTTTACGAAGAGCTCCAGCATTACTTGAATTTAACAGATAGCAACGAAGCACACTCGTAA
- a CDS encoding YbdD/YjiX family protein, whose amino-acid sequence MSRRKWRAIKKSLRKVSSAIKTIFGMPDYDRYVQHWYRAHAAPGVFPMTEREYYMYALRERYEKGGVTRCC is encoded by the coding sequence ATGAGCCGTCGCAAGTGGAGAGCGATCAAAAAGTCCCTGCGCAAAGTCAGCTCCGCTATCAAGACTATCTTCGGGATGCCGGACTACGATCGTTACGTGCAGCACTGGTACAGAGCCCATGCGGCCCCCGGCGTCTTCCCCATGACCGAGCGGGAGTATTACATGTACGCGCTCCGCGAACGGTATGAAAAAGGCGGCGTCACACGCTGCTGCTAG